Genomic DNA from Ruminococcus sp. OA3:
GCGCCGCATCGAGGACAAGGATACCGGTGCCAGGGTAATGTGTGCCAAGACAGGATATGTGGAACAGGCAGGAAACTGTTCAGCCAGCTACGGTGTGGGCAGCGATGGAAAAGAATATATCTGTGTGACGGCAAACGCCGCCGGCGTCTGGGCGTGTATTGATGATCACGTTGCGCTGTACAGAAAGTTTTCGGCATGATTTCAGGGAGGATATGCTTTGCGGCATACCCTCCCTTTTGACAAAAATGACCGGTCCAACAGGCTGCCGGTAGTTTCTGATGATATCAGAATGGTTTTCAGCTTAAATATCTGCTGATTTCCCGTTTCAGTGCAGCCGAATCAAGCGGTTTCGCAAGGTGTCCATTCATACCTGCTTCTTTGGCAGATTGAATATCCTCTGCAAATGCATCGGCAGTCATCGCCAGAATCGGGATGGTGGATGCATCTTTGCGGTCTGAGGAGCGTATTATTCTGGCTGCGGTGTAACCATTCATCACCGGCATCTGAATATCCATCAGGATGATATCATAATAATTTTCGGAAGAGTTACGAAATGCGCTGACACCCTCTTCACCGTTACAGGCAATCTCGATTTCAGAACCCATATCGGATAGAAGCTCCATGGCTACTTCCCGGTTGAGTTCATTGTCTTCCACCAGGAGGAAATGCCGTCCATGAAAACCTGAAGTCTGAGAGGAATCCGTTTTATCTGAAGGAATCTGTTCACCCAGCACGTAATGGCGCAGCCCCCGTATGAGCGTGGAGATAAAAATTGGCTTCTGGAGAAAACCGTTGACACCGGCCCGCAGTGCCTCCCGTTCAATATCGTTCCAGTCATAAGCAGAGATGATCAATACAGGGAGTTTCTCGCCGAGAAGTTCCCGGATCCGGCGGGTAGTCTCAAGGCCGTCCTGCCCGGGCATTTTCCAGTCGAGCAGAACAGCGTCATATACGTCGCCGTTTTGCAGAGCTTCATTTACTTTCTCAACAGCCGCTTCCCCGCTGTCTACCCAATCGGCGTAAATTCCAATCCTTCTCAGCATCTCCACAGTGTATTCGCACATGATGGCATCGTCATCTGCGACAATGATTTTTAAATCCGGAAAACTGCTGCTGACAGACGGTTCTTTTTCGATTTTCATCGGAAGTGAGACACAGAATGTGGAACCTTTTCCCTGATAACTCTCTACGCTGATCTCGCCGTTCAAAAGTTCTACAATTCTCTTCGTGATTGCCATTCCCAGTCCGGTCCCTTCTGTCTTATCTACCCGGCTGTCCTGTTCCCGGCTGAATGCTGTGAACAGATGAGGCAGGAATTCCGGCCGCATACCGATGCCGGTATCTGTGATTTTAAAGATAAGCCGGGCAATATTGCCGCAGGGGGGAACTTCCTGTACATCCATGGTAATGCGTCCGCCCTCCGGGGTGAATTTGCAGGCATTGGAGAGGATATTCAGGAACACCTGTCTAAGCCGGAGAGAATCACTTAAAAAATGTTCGTGGATCACACATTTCAGACGGATGGAAAAGTTCTGCTTTTTTTCCTTAAACTGGGGCTGCATGATGCTTACGATGTTTTCCAAAACATCCGGAAGACAGGTTACATCCTCCCGCAGCACCATCTCTCCGTTTTCGATTTTCGACATATCCAGGACATCGTTGATAAGACCGAGCAAATGCTGACCGGAAAGGCCGATTTTTTTGAGACA
This window encodes:
- a CDS encoding response regulator, whose amino-acid sequence is MDTLNKSHGQTGYEYDTLMNLLQVSVSKHLLDDHFTLVWANDYYYDLIGYSREEYEAVYHNLCDTYYMNEELGIHDEVLWKQLGEEVVKMVNAGRNHYTMITRMRRRNGEYIWVRMTARFTDEYINGYQVSYTAMTDVSNVMQMQLEQSVTYDNLPGFIAKYRVGKDLGFTLLDGNDRFFKFFGEESWKNMDYALYRCNVMRNLTVFQSHREELLAGAPVHFTVQMNDQYGSTAWLQINASCIGHQDGDPIYLVIYIDITNETELRKMQHQLEKQAVQLRCALKEAEDANRAKSDFLSRMSHDIRTPLNAIIGMKDIATSHLDDRAKIKDCLKKIGLSGQHLLGLINDVLDMSKIENGEMVLREDVTCLPDVLENIVSIMQPQFKEKKQNFSIRLKCVIHEHFLSDSLRLRQVFLNILSNACKFTPEGGRITMDVQEVPPCGNIARLIFKITDTGIGMRPEFLPHLFTAFSREQDSRVDKTEGTGLGMAITKRIVELLNGEISVESYQGKGSTFCVSLPMKIEKEPSVSSSFPDLKIIVADDDAIMCEYTVEMLRRIGIYADWVDSGEAAVEKVNEALQNGDVYDAVLLDWKMPGQDGLETTRRIRELLGEKLPVLIISAYDWNDIEREALRAGVNGFLQKPIFISTLIRGLRHYVLGEQIPSDKTDSSQTSGFHGRHFLLVEDNELNREVAMELLSDMGSEIEIACNGEEGVSAFRNSSENYYDIILMDIQMPVMNGYTAARIIRSSDRKDASTIPILAMTADAFAEDIQSAKEAGMNGHLAKPLDSAALKREISRYLS